Proteins found in one Ptychodera flava strain L36383 chromosome 16, AS_Pfla_20210202, whole genome shotgun sequence genomic segment:
- the LOC139152854 gene encoding allatostatin-A receptor-like: protein MANLTNEVEDGTYIPLSLVEKTLKMSWGVIGVVGMMANAFVIFIFLRVPSLRSITNMFLINQSLLDFASSAILVAVKFTPVKWPLRLGAFNDFVCKVWVSEYLNMGVVVASTLNLICVSFERYFAIVHPLLHRDWLTETKAKVVMALVWVLGYISELVWMVINRAKDGFCTMVWPSATYQNFFGFYFIVLVFIMPVSLMTYAYLRILVSLRQTNPALDNATSASGPDGVGGRAAAMSKASRNVLKTLVTVFLAYVCCWLPQQCMFFMYTIGLPVDLTSNGFNVAMVLVNCNMLVNPFIYVFQYRQFIRGVRETFRRRKATVAPKSTTPATDRRRVPANGTSTKQSTSTKVTTSTSNT from the coding sequence ATGGCAAACCTGACCAACGAAGTTGAAGATGGCACTTACATCCCGTTATCTCTGGTGGAGAAAACCTTGAAGATGTCTTGGGGAGTAATTGGGGTCGTAGGGATGATGGCTAACGCATTCGTCATCTTCATTTTCCTTCGTGTTCCCTCTCTGCGCTCGATCACCAACATGTTTCTCATAAACCAGTCTCTGTTGGACTTTGCCAGCAGCGCAATACTAGTAGCCGTAAAGTTTACCCCCGTCAAGTGGCCACTCCGCCTGGGCGCTTTCAACGACTTCGTCTGCAAGGTCTGGGTGTCAGAGTACTTAAACATGGGGGTGGTCGTCGCCTCAACCCTGAACTTGATCTGTGTGTCGTTTGAGAGGTACTTTGCAATCGTACACCCGTTGCTTCACAGGGACTGGCTGACCGAGACCAAGGCCAAGGTTGTGATGGCCCTGGTTTGGGTTTTGGGCTACATCTCCGAGCTAGTCTGGATGGTAATCAACCGAGCCAAAGATGGCTTCTGTACCATGGTGTGGCCGAGTGCGACCTACCAGAATTTCTTCGGGTTTTACTTCATCGTCCTTGTGTTCATCATGCCAGTGTCGCTGATGACGTACGCTTACCTGAGAATCTTGGTGTCGCTTCGCCAGACTAACCCGGCTCTCGACAACGCAACGTCAGCGTCCGGTCCTGACGGCGTAGGAGGCAGAGCGGCAGCCATGTCCAAAGCGAGCAGGAACGTCCTGAAGACCCTGGTGACTGTTTTCTTAGCCTATGTATGCTGTTGGTTGCCCCAGCAATGCATGTTTTTCATGTACACCATAGGCCTGCCCGTCGACCTGACGAGTAACGGCTTCAACGTCGCCATGGTACTCGTCAACTGCAATATGTTGGTCAACCCCTTCATCTATGTGTTCCAGTATCGGCAGTTCATACGGGGTGTCAGGGAGACTTTTCGACGGAGGAAGGCGACCGTCGCTCCAAAGTCTACAACACCGGCTACCGACAGAAGGAGGGTCCCCGCCAACGGCACCTCAACGAAGCAGTCGACGTCAACAAAGGTTACAACCTCTACGTCAAACACATag